DNA sequence from the Arthrobacter crystallopoietes genome:
GCCGCCGCTGGTCCGTGAATCAGGACCGTGGCGGAGGTTCCTATAACCTAACAGCGTGCTGGGCCGAAAGTAAGGGTATACACTACCTTGGTCCCCGGCGGTTCAGGGGAGCTGCCGGAGGCCCCCGAACGGCACTGTAAATGCCCGGGAATTATTTAGGCGTTCAGTTCGTTGTGCAGGCGATGTTGAAATTTTCGCCCGAACAGCTAAAATGGGCGCTCACATATAGGTCAAAACCCCAATACCATCAGGAGCACTAAACCCGCATGGCAACCGATTACGACGCACCCCGCAACAAGGACGACGACCAGAGCAACGAGTCTCTGGAAGCGCTGCAGGCGCAGCGCTCGGGTGGTGCAAAGACCGCGCTCATTGACGTCGAGGACTCGGATACCGCCGAAGGCATTGATCTGCCCGGCGCCGATCTTTCCGGCGAAGAGCTTGTTGTCCAGGTCGTTCCGGCACGTGAAGACGAATTCACCTGCTCGTCCTGCTTCCTGGTCCGCCACCGCAGCCAGGTGGCCCGCGAAAAGAACGGCGAACTGTACTGCCGCGACTGCGAAGGCTAAACAGCTTCGGTGCGAATCACCCCAAACCCCGTGCTTATGAGCGCGGGGTTTGTTGGTGAAAGGACACTTTCCAGCCGCCCTCGCGCCGGACATACAAGGTGCTGACCAGGGCCGAATATTCCGGCTGGCCGTCGCGATGGGCGGTAACGCCGTAGGTTATGACCCCTGTCTCCGCAGTGGGCCACAAGACCTGGGGGACTTCGAGCCGGAAGTCCGACCACGGCGCCCCGCTCATGGCCTCGATGGTCAGGCTCCGGTCCGTCAGGCGCGTCCCGCCGGGCAGAAGCATGACCACCTCCGCGTCGAGTACCGCTTGGTAGAACTCGGCCGCGGTCGGACCGCCGGACGACAAGGCTATCCAACCGCGCTCTTCCAATTCGATCAGTTCGTCGCTGGCATCCATGGCTTCCCCCTAGATCCGGTAGTGCCAGCACACACCAGCGGGACCCGCTAGTCAACCACTTCAATGCCCCCCCATCGGGTCGTGCTCGGCATCCACAAAGGCATGGTTGACGAATGTGTATCGGCCGGCCTCCGCGAACTCCAGTTCGACAAACCCGCCTTGCGCGGCCGCGAGGTCAAGGGCCTGTGCCCCGCCCTGCTCTGCGTTACCCGGCTCCAGCAAATGAGCCCCTCCTTTGAATACGGTGTCGAACTGCCCGCTTACCACGTGGAAGCTGCTCGATGCCCGGGCCGCCACCTGCGCCAGGTCCTCGACATATTCATTCATGGGCTCTTCTCTAAATCCAATGTCTTCGTCAAATGAGAGACATTGATCGCGTTGATGGTTATCCACCCCCGACCGTCTTTGTTGTGCGTTCCATCACATGACGGTAGAATCGAATGTATGTTCGAGTCAATCGTTCCAGCAGAGATGGATCCGGTGAAGCCGGTTCCCGGCGATCCGGGTGCCGCCCTGGTCCGCTCAATGATCCTGGAGCTGGCGAACATGGACCCCGACGTCTCCGAAGGCGTACGGATCGACCGGATCGCCGCCCTGGAAGAACTCAAGGCCGCCTCGGCTGCGGGGCAGGCCCGCGAGACCGAGGCGTTTGTGGCTTCCCGGCGGGAGGCCAGGGCAGCGGCCGGGGTTCCGGCGGAGCGGCGGGGCCGGGGCCTGGCGAAGGAGATCGGGCTGGCCAGGAAGGATTCGCCGAACCGGGGCGGCAAGCACCTGGGGATGGCGACCACGCTGATCAGGGAAATGCCGCACGCCTATAGGGCGTTGGCGGAGGGCCGGCTGAACGAGTGGCGGGCGACCATCCTGGTCCGCGAGACCGCGTGCCTGAGCGTGGAAGACCGCGCCCGCATCGACCGGGAGTTGTGCGCTGATCCGAAGACGCTGCAAGGGTGCGGGGATAAACAGATCGGGGCGATGGCGAAGCAGGCCGCGCTGCGGCTGGACCCGTTGTCGGTGGTCCGGCGGGCCGCGAAAGCCGAAACCGAACGCCATGTCTCCTGCCGTCCGGCGCCGGACACCATGGCCCAGGTGAGCTGCCTGGTGCCGGTGACACAGGGCGTGGCCGTCCTCGCGGCCCTGGCCAAGGAAGCCGACCGGCTGAAGGCGCAGGGCGACGAACGCTCCCGGGGACAGCTGATGGCCGACATCTTCGTCGAACGCGTCACCGGCCAGCCCGCGGAGAACCCGGCAAAGATCGAGGTCCAGCTGGTCATGACCGACCGCACCCTGTTCCAGGGCGATTCCGAGCCGGCGCACCTGGCCGGGTACGGCATCGTCCCCGCCCAATGGGCCCGCGACCTGATCCGCACCGAAGACACCGACACCGAGAACGTGAACGGCAGCGCCGGAACGGACACCACAGACGCCGGGAACGGCAGCACAGATCACCTCGCGGTTGGCAATCCGGTACAAAGTGCCGAGGCGGACAAGATCGTTGCAGGTACAACCGAAAGCAGGGAAACGGACGGTGCTGCCGGTTCAGGCCCGCCGGAAGCGGCCGAATCAATACAGGGCGCTGATGCAGAACTCGGCAACGGCGACACGGGCAATGCTGGTACGGCGACAGGGCCTCCCGGTCCGAAGCGAAGAGCCTCCGGCGAAGACGCCGAGGTAGAAGTGTGGGTGCGCCGGCTTTACACGGCGCCGGGCACCGGGCAGCTGCTCGGAATGGATTCGCGGGCAAGGTTGATGCCCGCCGGGATGCAGCGGATGATCCAGGCCAGGGACCAGCTCTGCCGCACACCCTGGTGCGACGCACCGATCCGCCACCACGACCATGTCGTGCCCTGGCGCAACAACGGGCAGACCAGCGAGGTCAACGGGCAAGGTTTGTGTGAAGCGTGTAACCAGGCGAAGGAAGCCGACGGCTGGCACGCCCAAGCCGTCCCCGGACCGCGGCACACGGTGGAAACCACCACCCCGACCGGGCACACCTATCTATCTACCGCACCGGCACTGCCCGGCACACCACCGGCAACCGAGCAACCTGACGAGACGCCAGAGCCGCTGTCAATCTTCGAGCACGCGCTCGGCCGCATCGACTTCCTCTACCGCCCCGCAGCCTGACTAGCAGGCAAGCAGTTAGTCGTTTGCGCTCCTCAGGTGGATGGCTGCTTCCGGCGTCGCCACCCTGAAACTGAAGGACTGCTCAAGATAGAGGTGGACGTTATCGGCGTCGTGATGGTCATAGCCTACGGAGAGGTCCTGCCCGGACTCGAACAGGAAGTCGCCGCCGCGCAGGCTCATCACCACTGCACCACGAACCCCGGGTGCCCACACAATGGGTCCTTCCAGGATCCGATTAAGATGCTCGGCCAGCAGGTAGCCACCGCGCTCAGCTGTCTCAACTACAGCCGTATAGTGTCCGGGTCCGAGAGCGAGGCCGAAGGGGCCGCCGATGCCTGCCTTCAGCAGCACCGCGACAGCCTTAGCAATGCGCTTGGGATAATCGTTGAAGTCTTCAACCCGGGGAACCGGCGGATGCGGACTGGCTTCGGTAATCCCCTCGATGCCCGCCTGCTCCCAGCCGTGGAAGACCGCAACGTTCTCCGCGCTGGCTACTCGATGGGCAGCCTCGTGGAGGCTGCTCAGATCCACGTCCACCGCACCGCGGTCATTATCCAATAGTTCGGAGCGGGAGACACTG
Encoded proteins:
- a CDS encoding DUF4193 domain-containing protein; this encodes MATDYDAPRNKDDDQSNESLEALQAQRSGGAKTALIDVEDSDTAEGIDLPGADLSGEELVVQVVPAREDEFTCSSCFLVRHRSQVAREKNGELYCRDCEG
- a CDS encoding nuclear transport factor 2 family protein, whose protein sequence is MDASDELIELEERGWIALSSGGPTAAEFYQAVLDAEVVMLLPGGTRLTDRSLTIEAMSGAPWSDFRLEVPQVLWPTAETGVITYGVTAHRDGQPEYSALVSTLYVRREGGWKVSFHQQTPRS
- a CDS encoding HNH endonuclease, producing the protein MFESIVPAEMDPVKPVPGDPGAALVRSMILELANMDPDVSEGVRIDRIAALEELKAASAAGQARETEAFVASRREARAAAGVPAERRGRGLAKEIGLARKDSPNRGGKHLGMATTLIREMPHAYRALAEGRLNEWRATILVRETACLSVEDRARIDRELCADPKTLQGCGDKQIGAMAKQAALRLDPLSVVRRAAKAETERHVSCRPAPDTMAQVSCLVPVTQGVAVLAALAKEADRLKAQGDERSRGQLMADIFVERVTGQPAENPAKIEVQLVMTDRTLFQGDSEPAHLAGYGIVPAQWARDLIRTEDTDTENVNGSAGTDTTDAGNGSTDHLAVGNPVQSAEADKIVAGTTESRETDGAAGSGPPEAAESIQGADAELGNGDTGNAGTATGPPGPKRRASGEDAEVEVWVRRLYTAPGTGQLLGMDSRARLMPAGMQRMIQARDQLCRTPWCDAPIRHHDHVVPWRNNGQTSEVNGQGLCEACNQAKEADGWHAQAVPGPRHTVETTTPTGHTYLSTAPALPGTPPATEQPDETPEPLSIFEHALGRIDFLYRPAA
- a CDS encoding family 1 encapsulin nanocompartment shell protein; the protein is MTMNHLLREHAPITDGGWRLLDTEAKQRLTVALGARKLVDFSGPLGWDYSATNVGRTEPLSGTDDNGITARRRRVLPLVEMRAGFSVSRSELLDNDRGAVDVDLSSLHEAAHRVASAENVAVFHGWEQAGIEGITEASPHPPVPRVEDFNDYPKRIAKAVAVLLKAGIGGPFGLALGPGHYTAVVETAERGGYLLAEHLNRILEGPIVWAPGVRGAVVMSLRGGDFLFESGQDLSVGYDHHDADNVHLYLEQSFSFRVATPEAAIHLRSAND